The sequence GGCGCAGCAGCAGCTGCAGGTGCGCAAGGAAGTGAAAGCGGGGCAGACCTACACGCGCATCCGCGCGTTGGACGACAAGGACCGCATCGAGGAGCTGGCGCGCATGCTCGGCGGCGTGGACATCACGGCGAAGACCCGCGAGCACGCCAAGGACATGCTCAAGCGGGCCGCCACGGGTTAGGAAGAGCCAGCAAACGAACTGGGTAACAGGATATACAGGATCAAGAAAGTTTCTTCACAAGAATCGGTTCTTTCCTGTTAATCCTGAGAATCCTGTCTATCCCGTCCATTCCTCACTTTTTCTTGGGCTTCACGTACAGCACCAGGCTGTGGTCGGCGATCTCGTAGCCGTGCTTGTCGGCGATCTGCTTTTGCAGCCGCTCGATCTCCTCGCTGACGAATTCGATCACCTTGCCGCTCTCGATGTCCACCATATGATCGTGGTGGTGCCCCTGCGCCAGCTCGAACACCGCGTGCCCGCCCTCGAAATGATGGCGCGTCACGAGGCTTGCCGCCTCGAACTGGGTCAGCACCCGGTACACCGTGGCCAGGCCGATGTCCTCGCCCGAGTCCAGCAGCTGGCGGTAGATCTCCTCCGCGCTCAGGTGGCGCGACTCGCTCGATTCGAGGATCTCGAGGATCTTCAGGCGCGGCAGCGTGACCTTGAGCCCGGCCTTGCGCAAATCCTGGTTTTCCACGCGGTACTCTCCGGGTAAGGGCGAACCGATGCCGGCCCGCCGCTTCGGGTATTATTGCACGCTGAAATTTTCAGGCTAGGCCCCCCAATGCGTCACTTATGCGTTCTTGCGCTGTTGAGCCTGCTGCCCGCGCTGGCGGCCTGCACGGTGTTCCGCCTGCCGACGCTGCAAGGCAACGTGATCGAGCAGAAGCAGGTCGATCAGCTCGAGATCGGCATGACGCCGGACCAGGTACGTTTCCTGCTCGGCAGCCCGCTGGTCCAGGGCAGCTTCGACCCCAACCGCTGGGACTACGTGTACTACTACCGCAGCCCGCGCGGCCAGGAAGTGCAGCGCACGCTCAACCTCTACTTCGAGAGTGGCAAGCTCGCGCGCATCGTCGGCCAGGCGCCGCCCGCTGGACAGTCGGCCGGCAGCGAAACGCCGACCACCGCGCCGGAAGAGCGCCCGGTGGATAACACACCGCTGCCGGACAGCGGTATCGGCCCGGACGCGCAAACCAAGGACTCGCCGATCAACCCGCCTTGAGCGGCATGCACCCGCTTCAGCGGCGGCTCCGACCACAGCCAGGGCCGCCGGCGCGTTCGCGCCGCCGCCGCTTCGGGTCGGCGAGCAGCGACCGGTAGATCTCCACCCGGTCGCCGTCGCGCAGGAGCTGTTCCGCCGTGACGGGGCGGCCAAAGATGCCCAGCGCGGCGGCGCCCTGCCCCAGTTCCACGAGTCCCGCCTCCCCCCGCGCGGCGTGCAGCGCGTCCCGCACGCAGCTGCCCGCCGGGAGCGACAGTACGACCACGACCTGCCGCTCCGGCAGGGCCCAGACTACCTCCACCCGGATCGTTGATGCAGCGCTTACGGCGTCCTCAGCCACAGATACTCGACCAGCCGGAAGAAGCCCAGCGAATACAGCAGCACCAGCAGCAGGCCGACGCGCGCCGGATAACGCAGGCAGAAACGCCACACCTGGAAGCTCCAGTGACTGCCCCCACCCCAGGCCTCGCGCAAGAGGTCCAGCGGCATGGCACGCGAGACGAACACGCACACACCCAGACCGATCAGCGGCAAGAGCACGTGGCCGGTCAGCAGCTCCAGCCACTGGTAGAAGGTCTTGCCGAACAGCAGCAGGTCCTGCCAGACATTGAACGACAGCAGCGTGCCCAAGCCGAAGAACCAGATCACTACGCCGGTCGTACTCGAGGCCATCGAACGTGACAGCTCGTAGCGCTCCATCAGCCACACCACCACCGGCTCCATCAGGCCGATGGCCGAGGTCATGGTGGCGAGAAACAGCGACAGGT comes from Nevskiales bacterium and encodes:
- the fur gene encoding ferric iron uptake transcriptional regulator; amino-acid sequence: MENQDLRKAGLKVTLPRLKILEILESSESRHLSAEEIYRQLLDSGEDIGLATVYRVLTQFEAASLVTRHHFEGGHAVFELAQGHHHDHMVDIESGKVIEFVSEEIERLQKQIADKHGYEIADHSLVLYVKPKKK
- a CDS encoding outer membrane protein assembly factor BamE, which gives rise to MSLLPALAACTVFRLPTLQGNVIEQKQVDQLEIGMTPDQVRFLLGSPLVQGSFDPNRWDYVYYYRSPRGQEVQRTLNLYFESGKLARIVGQAPPAGQSAGSETPTTAPEERPVDNTPLPDSGIGPDAQTKDSPINPP
- a CDS encoding RnfH family protein, giving the protein MAFLPALSGARRPAAGAAVFAGLLPAGRVSVAEDAVSAASTIRVEVVWALPERQVVVVLSLPAGSCVRDALHAARGEAGLVELGQGAAALGIFGRPVTAEQLLRDGDRVEIYRSLLADPKRRRRERAGGPGCGRSRR